The Acipenser ruthenus chromosome 56, fAciRut3.2 maternal haplotype, whole genome shotgun sequence genome segment AGTTAAAgatgaaaaactgaaataataatgttttaataagTCAAGTTTAAAACCTTTTACCAGGGGGATGCCAAAGCAGTAAACTTTGTGAGATCAGAACAGATCTCAATGCAAGCAGAAGTAGTGAAAGGATTGACTCTGCTGCTGCTCAGTGTATCTTTGTGAGATCACAGCAGACTGTACAAAAGACTGGCAGGTTTGTTAGCATGACAGCACATGGTTTCAATAAAAAGAAATGAGATTTTAAATCTGTTACAGGCAGAACTCTCGCCTGGGgaggttatttttatatttattgtgtaATGGGTTGTATTTGTAGTTCTGTTCTTTTGGTAAACCACATTGAAACCTTCCTGACATCTTTGAAAACttgaatataaaatatattttgtatccaTGAAAGAATATCTTGATGAATATTTTGAAAGGAATGATGAAATATATGGGAACATATATTGAATACATAACATATATAGGAAAAGGAATACAGTCGTTGCAACATATTTGATAAATATTTGAGTGATCTGTAATGTACTGCAATGTATCTCACTTTCACATCCTTGGCGCAGATTTATTGCCTCACAAACagctttgtttctgtttatttcctgttaACACAGAAGGGGCTGTGCGGGAGAATGAAAGGGCCTTCTGTTCACAGAACCGCTTTGAACGAGGCTGCAGCCACATTAAACCCTAACGAGAGGCTGCAGCCACATTTAACCCTAACGAACACAAGCTTTCCTGCTTCAAATGGGACCAACGGTTGTGATGaagcatacagtatacaaactGTACAgaagcaatgattcagacagtgcCCCTGGGTTTCTGACATCTTTCCAGTGCACTGCGCTGCCTGTGAAACAGATGTCAGGTTTTTGTCTCTTGTTTGTTCAGCTGTTGACAGAGTGAGACCCCTCTGTCTGCTGGGACTGTGTGCTGAGTTTCTTTCTCTGTTTCTTCAGGGAGATTGAACTGACTGGACTGTCAGTTCTTATCAGTAATAGCACTATGATGCTTTAGAATAATATATAGGACTACAGACAGTACAACTCAGGGaaactgctgtataatatattaaACTATGGAACCTGAAacagatgaaggcactagagcccaaatgtttgtttgcttgactcagtttcttctagtttcagtaacactgatgaaggtacTAAAGCTGAAACGCTTGTTAAATAACAGTACTGATTGAGCATTTTGAAGGCTGATATAAAGGGGAGGCCTTCGCTggtgatgaaacaaaaaaagcaaacagtTTCGCTGATGCGCTGAGTTCAGTGTTTAACTTGGCCAGGGCTGGAGCTCCCTTTCCGGGTGAAAGAATGGAATCAAAACAAACAGTCTGGGACTCTGGGAGGATTCTCAAAAAACAGGAAATGAAGACTAAAGACCTGGGGCTGCGTTGAGATAAACAGCACGACTCCTGAAAGAGTTTCAATGGATCTGACTCTCAGACAGGCTGCACAGCACAGAGGCAATAGAACTGAAGAGTTATAATGGATGTCATGGTTTCACTGTCACTAACCACAATTAAAATAATAGGAATACACATCAGCCCTGATATTTAAAGTGCAACCAAAatattccagtaaatcttaccaaaTATATATTGCCATCATTCTGCAGGTCCTCTATGAgattccattttttaaaatttattttgagCTTCAGTGAAGAATATTTATCAAACACCCCTTGCTGATACCTTACTGCTGTACTTCCAGTCACATGAAGGAGCTAACATTGAAAACACGTCACGCAGGAAACACCTTTCAATGAAATACACGTTTACGCTCCTCTTTCATACAGGAAACTTGTGGTGGTGTCATATATTAGATAGACTGACTGGAATGATTGTGTTTGGTGTATGTTAGCTTGTTCCTGTCCTGCTGATGTAGGtggagacatgattctgagagctctatcgaGGTCACACAGGgggcatgattctgagagctccatCGAGGTCACACAGGgggcatgattctgagagctctatcgaGGTCACACAGGgggcatgattctgagagctccatCGAGGTCACACAGGgggcatgattctgagagctctatcgaGGTCACACAGGgggcatgattctgagagctctgtcGAGGTCACACAGGgggcatgattctgagagctctatcgaGGTCACACAGGgggcatgattctgagagctctatcgaGGTCACACAGTgggcatgattctgagagctctgtcGAGGTCACACAGGgggcatgattctgagagctctgtcGAGGTCACACAGGGGgtatgattctgagagctctatcgaGGTCACACAGGgggcatgattctgagagctctgtcGAGGTCACACAGGGGGCTTTATACTGTTTAAGAAGTCCTCAGATGTGTCTGAAACAGAAGATGATGCAAAGTTAAATTGAACTAGAAGTTTAGACCTGTAGGACGTTTCTTACCTTCTATGCTGTTTGATATTCGTGATTCCCTGCTGTTTCCACTCTCTCAAAAATGATCACATCAGAATGTTCAGAGCTCAAGCTCTAGATTGCCCTCTGCTGGCCTAGAATGTGAACTGCAAGAAAAATACACTGGTGATGTCACTAGCTGAAaagcttgtctgcttgactcagtttctctTAGATTTTCTCTCGCTAAGTTGTCCCCAGCTggacaaataaatatatacacgtcATATGTAACACATACTTGTAACCAGGCATCTATTGAAACTTAGGCttctatttttacttttttttctctccttatCTTTTATGTTTGCAGTTAATCTGAGCGGCTCTCCTATAAATAATTCTGTTCTAATAAATGTGATCCTTAGCAGAGACAAATGGTTTAAATAACTCTCTGCATCAAAGGGATAGTTAGTCAATGTAAtaatatagcagtgtgtgtgtgcgtgtttttgtgtgtgtgtctgtgtgcttcttagtgtctgtgtgagtgtgtctgtgtgtgtgtgcctgtgtgcgtgcttttgtgtgtgtgtgtctgtgtgtgtgtgtctgtgtgcgtgtgtgtctgtgtgtgtgtctgtgtgcgtgtttttgtgtgtgtgtctgtgtgtttcttagtgtctgtgtgagtgtgcctgtgtgcgtgtgtgtgtgcctgtgtgcgtgtttttgtgtgtgtgtctgtgtgcttctTAGTGTCTGTGTGAGGTAAGAATAGCTATTGTCCTTCTCAGCAGCTGTTAGTTTGTATTTATAGAGAaagggagggggttaaagtcAAGGACAGGAGATTGGAATACCAGCAccagcacagacagacaggcaaacagACACTTACTGAAGTCAACCTGTCCACTCAAAGTGGATCTGTTTCTTCACATTCTTAGTCACTGTGCATATAATTTGACAGATGTTTACTGTAAAATTACCAGTTTTTACTAAACCTCAGTAATTAAGTGCGTAATTGGTGCTATAGACCAAAATTCTGCCCAAAACTCAAGCATATGAAAATATTGATTAACACCAGGAATATTCATGACTATTAAAATCAGCAGATACATTTAGTTggataaaaatattttttgtgtaaaaTGTTTCTGTTTAACACGCTTAAGTACTGATACAGGTTACCTTCCCCTGCTTTACTGAATCATGAGGTGGTGTTTATACTGAATCGTGAGGTGGTGTTTATACTGAATCATGAGGTGGTGTTTATACTGAATCGTGAGGTGGTGTTTATACTGAATCGTGAGGTGGTGTTTATACTGAATCGTGAGGTGGTGTTTATACTGAATCGTGAGGTGGTGTTTATACTGAATCGTGAGGTGGTGTTTATACTGAATCGTGaggtggtgttgatactgaatcatgAGGTGGTGTTTATACTGAATCGTGAGGTGGTGTTTATACTGAATCGTGAGGTGGTGTTTATACTGAATCGTGAGGTGGTGTTTATACTGAATCGTGAGGTGGTGTTTATACTGAATCGTGAGGTGGTGTTTATACTGAATCGTGAGGTGGTGTTTATACTGAATCGTGAGGTGATGTTTATACTGAATCGTGAGGTGGTGTTTATACTGAATCGTGAGGTGGTGTTTATACTGAATCGTGAGGTGGTGTTTATACTGAATCGTGAGGTGGTGTTTATACTGAATCGTGAGGTGGTGTTTATACTGAATCGTGAGGTGGTGTTTATACTGAATCGTGAGGTGGTGTTTATACTGAATCGTGAGGTGGTGTTTATACTGAATCGTGAGGTGGTGTTTATACTGAATCGTGAGGTGGTGTTTATACTGAATCATGAGGTGGTGTTTATACTGAATCGTGAGGTGGTGTTTATACTGAATCGTGAGGTGGTGTTTATACTGAATCGTGAGGTGGTGTTTATACTGAATCATGAGGTGGTGTTTATACTGAATCGTGAGGTGGTGTTTATACTGAATCGTGAGGTGGTGTTTATACAGAATCATGAGGTGGTGTTTATACTGAATCGTGAGGTGGTGTTTATACTGAATCGTGAGGTGGTGTTTATACTGAATCGTGAGGTGGTGTTTATACTGAATCGTGAGGTGGTGTTTATACTGAATCGTGAGGTGGTGTTTATACTGAATCATGAGGTGGTGTTTATACTGAATCGTGAGGTGGTGTTTATACTGAATCGTGAGGTCGTGTTTATACTGAATCATGAGGTGGTGTTTATACTGAATCGTGAGGTGATGTTTATACTGAATCGTGAGGTGGTGTTTATACTGAGGCGGCAAGGTTTTACTGTCATTGATTTTGATCATTGATTTGGTAACTCTTTGATCAAACTGAAAACGGTAACATGATACCTGGTCACTGGTGCCTTCATAAGTGTATTGAATGTGTTTCCTGTGTGTTTGAGAGTGTCTGCTGCACAGGGCACTCCGTAGAAGGTACAGTAGAAGCCCAGCTGCAGGTCTGTGTTGAGAAGTGTCTCTgtgagagagatgagaggagacAGCTGGCACAAGAATGCAGCCTTCAAcaggagagaaacaaaaaactctctctctctctctctctctctctctctctctctctcctctcataaAGCCCCATCCCAGGTGTCTTACTTGCCTTTGAGTCCCTGTGTCTCTCTGAGTCTCTCTGAGTCTctgttgttctctctctctctctgaagttACTTCACTGCAGTCATGGATGATGTGTATAAAGCAGCGGTGAGTCACAATCGAAGAGTGAAATTACTAACACGttcataataagaataataatgataataataattgcactACTACAATTAACAATTATAATCATCATCATTTCATTTTTACATAGCGGAGAACAGCTTGTCCGattatgatgaaacttgctaaagacattctttagcacaagctattgagagtATCGGATTCTGGAGGtgtgtggaggctgtctgtctgtctgacacaCTTACATTTTAGTAAAGAGAATTGCTACTTCAAAATGTGTTGAAGATAGAACAAGCTAtctatctatgtgtgtgtatatatgtatctaTATGACAGCCTATGTGCCACTCAGGCTTTACATATTTCTAGAAAACTGCTCATCCAGTTGTGCTAATACTTGCTAAGAACTGTTAGAATCTGGGGTGTGTTTTTTAATAAGATCACAGCGATACCAACTACAGTATATTCATTACTACTGGGAAGCAGATTGGAAGATAAAATAGGTTTAGTTTACAAAACCAAATAGCTAGAATAGAAAAGACATTAGATCTGCATTTTCAACATTTGTTCTCAATAGCCAGCAATGCAAGTTTGACTGAACAGCCCACCTGCTGCTGTGGACTCAGGGACACCTGTGCATTGTGCGCTGATCCGACCCTCGCTCTCAGACGAGCCTTTTAAGAGCTGGCATTACGGCATGTGTCATTTCCAATTTTAAACAATCGTCCGGGAATAGATGAGTGACTGCCACAAATCTATCAGACGCTGTACTGCACATTCCAGGGCAGTCACACAGGGCACTACAATGGTGCTGTGTGTCAAGTttgggcagctacaatgggatgaggctggtaAAATGAGACTACAGGATACTAAATGAACTTTGATGGTAGTCAGACacacagtggcactacaatggttTAGTTTTAtgctgaggggcaatggtagtaCATTGCCCCTCATTGGACCACAGTATGCTAACTATTCTCTAAATGGACTTCAATGGCAAAGAAAGGCAGGGGCTTAGTAGTTTTAGCTgtacgtgttgctacaactgtttaaataatgtacctgtgatttttctttttattgttaacatcctgacaactttttaaaatttaaaattataagtgtaaaacgttgtcaggatgttaacaatgaaaagaaaaatgacaggtacattatttaaacagttttagctATAAGTGGGGACTGGTAACGCTAGaattttcggaaccctgctataAGCTTTAATCCCTTCTCAAATAATGTAGTCTCATACCTACTGGTCCATTGTTAGTATGAACTTGGCCTTGAGGAGGCATACCCCATTCCCTTTTCAGCTGCCTCCTTCAATCACCCCTCCCTTACCCCCCTCCCCTAACCCTCCACCTTActctccccctcaccccctccctctTCCTGTCCTTCCCCCTCTACCAGCCCTCCCACTCCCCtaaccctccccctctctctctccctctctacctcCCCCTTACCCtcccctccacctctccctctcactctcccggtccttccccctctccctccccctctccctctccctgccccctctccctctccctcaacccCCCTCTCCCAGTaccagcactcctttaaagaagGCCaatgatgttaataaagctaataaaaggTAAGAGAATGGGTTTAAAGCAATTAAGTATTTCTAATCTGTACTGAACTGTAACTCACTGGCTTGACTGTTTCATCAGTACCTTCCTTCTCGCCCTTCAGGTTGAGAACTTGACTGAAGAGCAGAAGAATGGTGAGTTTAATATCATCCAAACTGCAAAGACTAAAAACAGCAGCATTTCAGAgctagcagaaaaaaataaaaactcttttGTACGCCTAACCTCTCCTCCCCTTTCCCCCTTcccccactctctcctctcctctcccctcctcctctctcacctctcccctctcacgcctctctctcccctctcctcagaGTTCAAGGCTGCGTTCGATATCTTTATCCAGGATGCAGAGGATGGGTGTATCAGTACCAAGGAGCTGGGGAAGGTGATGAGGATGCTGGGACAGAACCCCACACCAGAAGAGCTGACAGAGATGATAGACGAGGTGGACGAGGATGGTGAGTCTCCACCCCACCACAGGGGGGCGCTGTCCACAAGCAAATACAACTAGAGCTTTAAACACTCTTATATTGTGACGTCCACAAAAGGTAGAGCAAACAAGGTGTGAATGAATAATTACATCACCCTCGCATCATTGACGGCATTTGACTCAGAGAGAGAGATTTCATTATCAGTCTAACCTTCTACTGAGCTTCCTTGCTGACAATAGCAGTGTGGCGGGCTGGTGGGGTTAATTACTGCTTAACGAGATGTAATGAGTCTGATGTGTTTGTTTAATTACAGGGAAGCTCGCTCAGGGGTAGAAGGTGAGACTAATAGTCATGTTAGTCTAAACCAGGGCTGGCCAAAGTGGCCTTCCACTccgggtctttgttccaaccctgttttaaattgtttatttgaaccaattaaacctccatgcaAACCCCAGactagttcattatctcatgtcacctgttaaacctggagtggaataaccctcctggactgtgattggacacccctggtctaaacctttagtctcacattgatgatgcaCAAAGTGTGGCTCTGACTGAAGCATCTTGTACTGGTCTTCAGTAGATATTGCTCTGAACCTTGCTGAGCTCAAACTGTTTCAAAACAAGTTTCAAGGATGTGATGAACAAATGAAAATACGAATTGGAAACCAAATCCCATGATACCTAGATGAGAATGATTTTGCACAACCTGTTAATTGATCTTTGTTCTGCTCCAGGCAGTGGCACGGTGGATTTCGATGAGTTCCTTGTCATGATGGTGAGGTGTATGAAGTGTTgtgatgtgtgttgtgtgttgacTCCTCTCTGTTCTACTCCAGGCAGTGGCACGGTGGATTTCGATGAGTTCCTTGTCATGATGGTGAGGTGTATGAAGGAGGAGAGTAAAGGCAAATCAGAGGAGGAGCTGGCTGAACTCTTCAGAATGTTCGACAAGTAAGGACTACAATCCCTGCCAGGTCAAACCCAGGTCAAATCCAGTTCAAACCCAGTTCAAACCAATGTCAAACGTACCACTAAATTGAATGAACATTTGGTGTGTATCTGTCTCATGTAGACCTGTATGAGTatgaacagtgtgtgtgtgtgtgtgtgtgtgtctgactgtgggtcttgtgtgtgtgtgtgtgtgtcagcgtgtgtctctctgtgtgtgtctctgtgtgtgtttgcctgtgtgtgtatcggtgtgtgtgtttttgtatgttgtgtgtctgtgtgtgtgtgtgtctctgtgtgtctctgtgtgtgtctgtgtgtgtatctgtgcatgtgtgtgtctgtgtatgtctctgtgtcagtgtgtgtgtctgtttctgtgtgtctgtgtatcagtgtgactgtgtatcagtgtgtctgtgtattagtgtgtcagtgtatcagtgtgccagtgtatcagtgtgtctgtgtgtcagtgtgtctgtgtattagtgtatcagagtgtcagtgtgtctgtgtattagtatgtcagtgtgtctgtgtattagtgtgtcagtgtgtctgtgtattagtGTATCAgcgtatcagtgtgtctgtgtatcagtgtgtcagtgtgtctgtaatCTGCTCTTCAtccctctctctcactgtgtTTCAGGAACTGCGATGGCTACATCGACCTGGAGGAGCTGAAGATGATGCTGGAGGAGACGGGAGAGACCATCACTGAGGACGACATCGAGGAGCTGATGAGAGATGGAGACAAGAACAACGACGGCAAGATTGACTACGATGGTACagcagggggaggggagaggagagagagagggaggggatagGAGTggagatagagggagggagggatggggaGAGAGATGAAGGGATGGGGagatagagggagggagaggggaggagagagagagggagggatggggagatggagggagaggggaggagagagagatggagggatAGGGAGataggagggagaggggaggagagagagagggagggatgggtagagagagggagggatggggagatagagggagggagaggggaggagagagagatggagggatAGGGAGataggagggagggagaggggaggagaaagagagggagggatggggagagagagggagggagggggaggagagagggagggatggggagatagagggagggggaggggaggagagagagaaggggagaggggaggaga includes the following:
- the LOC117404355 gene encoding troponin C, slow skeletal and cardiac muscles — encoded protein: MDDVYKAAVENLTEEQKNEFKAAFDIFIQDAEDGCISTKELGKVMRMLGQNPTPEELTEMIDEVDEDGSGTVDFDEFLVMMVRCMKEESKGKSEEELAELFRMFDKNCDGYIDLEELKMMLEETGETITEDDIEELMRDGDKNNDGKIDYDEFLEFMKGVE